The DNA segment GATCTGAAGGCACCTTGGTGTTAGTAATGGTAAAGCCGTCCGTCATAGTCCCGTCGATACTGACATGGTACCATGTCCCTTTAATCTGAATGTCGTCATCGTCTGTAGCGCCGTCTTCTTTGACGGTGTAGGTGATGAGCTCACCACCCAGGGTCTTGGAGGCTTGTAAATCCTCAAAGCTTCCTTGCCAATTGTTGGCTACACTCAGGGTGACGGTTTTGCCTGTGGCTTCACCGTCGGCATAGAGGGCGACGTCGACGGATTCAACCGGTGCCTCCATGGTTGTGCTGTCACTGCCAACCCAGACTTTGTCGACGTGAATATCCCGTGTTGGCGGTACCATTGGCGTCCATGGGCTGGCTTTGGTGTTGGTTATCACAAAACCTTTATTTAGATCGCCGCTAATTTCTGATTTATATCCTTTCACCGACTCTTCTTTAACCGTGTACTTTATCTCTCCCTTGTCTTTTTCATATCGTGGCAGATCCTTAAAGACATCTCTCCAGTTATTGTCTTTATTCAGTTCTTTTTTTGCCACTTCCTTATCACCGTTCATAAGCACAACGTCAATTTTTTCAGGCAGCTTGTCACTATCGCTTTCTATCTCTCCATTTTCATTTTTCCATATCTTTTCAACAGGAATGTCAATCGGATTCTCACACACTGCCTCATAATTGAATAAATAGGCTTGATGGTCTCCTACAACAGACACTACGTTATATACTTTGCCCAAGAAGTTAACTTGTGACTCATAGATGGATTCTCCATGCTCTTGCATACCTTCTTCAACTAAAGATAGTGTATAGTAATGATAAAAGCCATCATCCTCAGAGTAATAGGAATAATTTCCATTTTTATCAACCCATTGACTGACATCAAATTCGCCTTCCCATCCACCGTTTTCCGTAAGTTCAATCAATTGATCCGTAGCTTTCCCATCCACATATAATCTCACTTTAACCGTAGATACAGGGATTTCGGACGAAGTGAGTATCCTTCCGCCTTTTATAAGAATTTCAGAACCATAGTAATCTATTACCAGTTTTTTAGGATTGTCACTGTACTGCTGAGTTGTGTCATATTTTCTACTCCATCCTGTAGTCACACTACGGCTGGCGAGGTCTATTTCATGACGAAAATTACAATCATACCAATATTTTTTAACCTTGAGCACCTGATCTTCTGGTTTATAGATTTGACGAAGTACAATGCGAATACCTCCAATACTACTTGGTTGGCCGTCTTTATAGTCGTACCACATGTCAAGTGATAGTATCTCATATTTTTGTCCGTCTACTGTGATTTCAATCGGATCGCCATCAAAATATTCTTGTAAAGGTATAACTTTATCGCTGATTTTAAGGTTTAACTCTCTATTCGCCTCAATATAACACCCTGTGTCAATCGTGGTGACTGCATTTTCTTGAATCTTAGGCATGTCTTCTTTTTCAATGGTAAAAAGAATATCACCATTAGCTTTATCAATGAGCTCTATCTTTGGAGCAAATCCCTCCATGTCATCGTCTATGTGGTGAAAAATTTCTATTTTTATAGAATCCTGTTGCGCAGTGCTTTTTTGTGCTTCCGGTGCCAATACATCGTTAGTGTCTTCCTCTAAACCAAGAGGTTTATCATTATCTGCTGTGACTACATCATTGTCATACTGACTCTGCTTTTCGTCTGCGGTCATATCTTCTTCAGCAGTTTTATTGTCCTCATTGTTGTCCTCGTCATTTTCGGTCTTTATTACATCTTCCTGATTGACACCGGTTTCTTCATTCCCATTTGCATTGACAACTACGCTATTGAATCCGCTAATCATAGTTGTAAAGACAAGTAGGAATGCGAGTACAAGTGCCAGCACTTTCTTTTTCATGTGATTCATCCTCTTTCTTTTTACTTTTCTACAAACCAGTATCCGTTAAAATCGAACTTACCTGCTCGATATGGATGTGAATTTTCTTTTAGCATAAAGCCGTTTATCACATTGCCATCGGTGTCCATTTCCCCAAAAGCGCCCCGAAAGCTTGAGCCATAGATAATATGCCCCCCACTTTCCATGACACTGCCTTGAAAGAATGAAAACGGCAATGCTATCTTCTTTTCAAGCCTATAAGTCTTCGCGTCTTCATCGACCAGATACTTATAATAGTAGGAACTGGTTCCTTTCGGTAATGTCGTATCTTTATTGATTACAGGCGGAACTTGTACCACATCGTCAAAGCCTTGCCATGAAAAGTTCCGTCGACTTTCCATAATAGCGCTGTTGTTATCAAACATATAGAGGTAGTAGCTTGTTGCAGGCAGCTTTTTATCTCTTGCGACATATACAGTGTGCTGACCTGCATGAGGCTTAAAGTTCCCCTCTTTTTTGTAAAGATAGCTGCTATAATTTCCTATGTCCTCCCATACAGACGGTTCCGATAACAAGTATTCTATCTTAGGAGTCTTCCCGCTCACATCTATCTTCATAATCGTAGATGTTTCCCTCGAACTGATGATAAGTGAACCATCGACATAGTCTATTGAGTTTGGATGAATCACAT comes from the Peptoniphilus equinus genome and includes:
- a CDS encoding Cna B-type domain-containing protein, which produces MKKKVLALVLAFLLVFTTMISGFNSVVVNANGNEETGVNQEDVIKTENDEDNNEDNKTAEEDMTADEKQSQYDNDVVTADNDKPLGLEEDTNDVLAPEAQKSTAQQDSIKIEIFHHIDDDMEGFAPKIELIDKANGDILFTIEKEDMPKIQENAVTTIDTGCYIEANRELNLKISDKVIPLQEYFDGDPIEITVDGQKYEILSLDMWYDYKDGQPSSIGGIRIVLRQIYKPEDQVLKVKKYWYDCNFRHEIDLASRSVTTGWSRKYDTTQQYSDNPKKLVIDYYGSEILIKGGRILTSSEIPVSTVKVRLYVDGKATDQLIELTENGGWEGEFDVSQWVDKNGNYSYYSEDDGFYHYYTLSLVEEGMQEHGESIYESQVNFLGKVYNVVSVVGDHQAYLFNYEAVCENPIDIPVEKIWKNENGEIESDSDKLPEKIDVVLMNGDKEVAKKELNKDNNWRDVFKDLPRYEKDKGEIKYTVKEESVKGYKSEISGDLNKGFVITNTKASPWTPMVPPTRDIHVDKVWVGSDSTTMEAPVESVDVALYADGEATGKTVTLSVANNWQGSFEDLQASKTLGGELITYTVKEDGATDDDDIQIKGTWYHVSIDGTMTDGFTITNTKVPSDPHDNPPTPHDNPPVPSDNPPTPHDNPPVPSDNPPIARDTFAISGHKIWDDENNKDGKRPDTITVRLLADGVEVDHQVVSDAEDWTWTFSGLETFNNGQAITYTVTEDPVDGYTAYVEGYNITNTLTPAVIYHLEKAIPKTGVEDTQRITPLLGLAVLFLLLKRSKHA